The proteins below are encoded in one region of Clostridium estertheticum:
- a CDS encoding PqqD family peptide modification chaperone, producing MLKNNEDVLNIIFKIFDDLEYEINKENIVTILEKQDHKVQKFFRKLNFRIPEYKKTSLDEYGSCVFLQIDGKKTVKDIGENLELKYGDKAHPLYERLLLFLNHIDVNCHYIEKTNL from the coding sequence ATGCTAAAAAATAATGAAGATGTTTTAAATATAATATTTAAAATTTTTGATGATTTAGAGTATGAAATAAATAAAGAAAACATTGTGACTATACTTGAAAAACAAGATCATAAAGTCCAAAAGTTCTTTAGAAAACTTAATTTCAGGATTCCAGAGTATAAAAAGACTTCTTTAGATGAGTATGGAAGTTGTGTGTTTTTACAAATAGATGGCAAGAAAACTGTAAAAGATATTGGAGAAAATCTAGAATTAAAGTATGGAGATAAAGCTCACCCACTTTATGAAAGATTATTGTTGTTCTTAAACCATATCGATGTTAATTGTCACTATATAGAAAAAACGAATTTATAA
- a CDS encoding OPT family oligopeptide transporter has translation MNNKLSKGAYGGVSGKDYVPYVSTGSKSGGNVVVLIIGIFLAALFAASTAYSGMKSGLTVAAGIPGSIIGSAFIALFAKQKGILGKNLLQGMSSGGESVASGIIFVLPAILLIGSKVTFLEGLVVGVGGVLFGIGIASLVHNYLMIEEHGKLMYPESMAIAETLVASEGTGETMKYMGIGFGIGGIITVVTSSFLNVANNVISYVNESFYKWKFEVEVNPLLLGIGFIVGIDVSLTMFAGSILSNFGIMPLIGYFVNLGRNGATVWNDPSVAINAMQVKDIAGSYVKYIGAGMMLSGGFIGAIKLIPTIISSIKETMNAKSSNGNGSSSAGNMILLSGIVIAFIGGFLISGGNILMAITASVLSLFLSLLFAIVSGRLTGTIGTSNLPVSGMTIASIVVVTLLFVVMGWKNPANNKSLLLFGTFIVTVISVAAGYCQSQKVTYIVGGDKNEMQKYYAIAGIVGVVVVIGTILLLSSKLAMTGDNVQFALPQANLMATLTAGIMSGKLPWVMVIAGIVMGIVLYILKLPVMTIAIGFYLPIATNSIILVGALVRLFIEKTSKSKQDKEVKIENGIGLSSGLVAGGSIIGLIGIVLQVLKVIKGNGPSGFAASNGMAFVILAVMIIATIIPIMRSKVSNAKK, from the coding sequence ATGAATAATAAATTGTCAAAGGGTGCATACGGTGGCGTATCTGGTAAAGATTATGTTCCATACGTTTCAACTGGTTCTAAATCTGGTGGAAACGTTGTCGTATTAATAATTGGTATTTTTTTAGCTGCTTTGTTCGCGGCATCAACTGCCTATTCAGGTATGAAATCAGGGCTTACAGTTGCGGCTGGTATACCCGGATCTATAATAGGTTCAGCATTTATAGCTTTATTTGCTAAGCAAAAAGGTATACTTGGGAAGAATTTATTACAAGGCATGTCAAGTGGTGGAGAATCTGTTGCTAGTGGTATAATATTTGTTTTACCTGCAATTCTTTTAATAGGTTCTAAAGTTACTTTCCTCGAAGGTTTGGTTGTTGGTGTGGGCGGAGTTTTATTCGGTATAGGGATAGCTTCTCTTGTTCACAATTACTTAATGATTGAAGAACACGGTAAATTAATGTACCCTGAATCAATGGCTATAGCTGAAACACTTGTTGCTTCAGAAGGAACTGGAGAAACCATGAAGTACATGGGAATAGGGTTCGGAATAGGCGGTATTATAACTGTTGTAACTAGTTCTTTTTTGAATGTAGCTAACAACGTTATAAGTTATGTAAATGAATCTTTCTACAAGTGGAAATTTGAAGTCGAAGTTAATCCTCTATTATTAGGTATAGGATTTATAGTTGGCATAGATGTTTCTTTAACTATGTTTGCTGGTTCTATATTATCTAACTTCGGTATTATGCCTTTAATAGGATATTTCGTTAATCTTGGAAGAAACGGAGCAACTGTATGGAATGATCCTAGTGTTGCTATAAATGCTATGCAAGTTAAAGATATAGCAGGTAGTTATGTGAAATATATCGGTGCTGGTATGATGCTTTCTGGTGGTTTTATAGGTGCTATAAAGCTTATACCTACAATAATATCTTCTATAAAGGAAACTATGAATGCCAAGTCTTCAAATGGTAATGGTAGTTCATCTGCTGGAAACATGATATTGCTTAGTGGTATAGTAATAGCTTTCATAGGAGGATTTTTGATATCTGGTGGTAATATATTAATGGCAATAACTGCTTCTGTATTATCATTATTCTTATCACTCTTATTTGCTATAGTTTCTGGTCGTTTAACAGGTACTATAGGAACTTCAAATCTTCCTGTATCTGGAATGACAATAGCTTCTATAGTTGTTGTAACATTATTATTTGTTGTAATGGGATGGAAAAATCCTGCAAACAACAAATCACTACTTTTATTTGGTACATTTATAGTTACTGTTATATCTGTAGCGGCTGGTTATTGTCAATCTCAAAAAGTTACTTACATAGTAGGTGGCGACAAAAATGAAATGCAAAAATATTATGCTATAGCTGGTATAGTAGGTGTTGTAGTAGTTATTGGTACTATATTATTACTTTCGAGTAAACTTGCAATGACTGGCGATAATGTTCAGTTTGCATTACCTCAAGCTAACTTAATGGCAACGTTAACTGCTGGTATAATGTCAGGCAAATTACCTTGGGTTATGGTAATTGCTGGTATTGTTATGGGAATTGTTTTATATATATTAAAGCTTCCTGTAATGACAATTGCTATAGGATTCTACTTACCGATAGCTACAAATTCTATAATATTAGTAGGCGCGTTAGTTCGTTTATTTATAGAGAAAACTTCTAAATCTAAACAAGATAAAGAAGTTAAAATTGAGAATGGTATAGGATTATCGTCTGGTCTTGTTGCTGGTGGTTCAATAATTGGACTTATAGGTATTGTACTTCAAGTATTGAAAGTTATAAAAGGAAATGGACCAAGCGGTTTTGCTGCTTCTAATGGAATGGCATTCGTAATATTAGCAGTTATGATAATTGCTACTATAATACCTATAATGAGAAGTAAGGTAAGCAATGCTAAAAAATAA